From one Lycium barbarum isolate Lr01 chromosome 6, ASM1917538v2, whole genome shotgun sequence genomic stretch:
- the LOC132644404 gene encoding NAC domain-containing protein 68-like — MEVYSSCDHQAKGPSSRRPMGYRFHPTNKELLKYLSGFVRNEPLPEQYQLMQQVDLYADKEPWQIFDEGTNKNTRYFITPQKKVKPEWKRFARTVGKGTWKPQGKGKEVFDDKGRLMGYFKSLKYIPANKSSNKANGEWLMTEYSLYNGYVDASKIKKKGYVICKIKKKEKPEAKKKGNKANIANDEDMRDVEEYISSVLEEDTNGISSNDINDYLVGDEVGEYILGLLGPEDDVECVEGTEVEDNQLLDQNLLGYSAEDIDLDTINICI; from the coding sequence ATGGAAGTATACTCATCATGTGATCATCAAGCTAAGGGACCTTCTTCTCGACGTCCTATGGGATATCGATTTCATCCTACGAACAAGGAACTGTTGAAGTATCTGTCAGGGTTTGTACGAAACGAACCACTTCCCGAGCAGTATCAACTCATGCAGCAGGTTGATCTTTACGCTGACAAGGAGCCATGGCAGATTTTTGATGAGGGCACCAACAAAAACACTCGTTACTTCATCACACCGCAGAAGAAAGTGAAACCTGAGTGGAAAAGATTTGCACGAACAGTGGGGAAGGGAACATGGAAGCCACAAGGCAAAGGAAAAGAGGTGTTTGACGATAAAGGGAGACTCATGGGATACTTCAAGAGCTTGAAGTACATCCCCGCTAACAAATCATCGAACAAGGCCAACGGGGAGTGGTTGATGACCGAGTACTCTCTGTACAATGGTTATGTGGATGCTTCGAAAATTAAGAAGAAGGGTTACGTAATTTGTAAGATCAAGAAGAAGGAAAAACCTGAAgctaagaagaaaggaaacaaggCCAACATAGCTAATGATGAGGATATGAGAGACGTTGAAGAATATATTAGTTCCGTTCTGGAAGAAGACACTAATGGAATATCGTCGAATGATATAAATGATTACCTAGTGGGAGATGAAGTCGGAGAGTATATACTTGGTTTGTTGGGTCCTGAAGACGATGTTGAATGCGTAGAGGGTACTGAAGTCGAAGACAACCAGCTACTTGATCAAAATTTGTTGGGTTATTCTGCGGAAGATATCGATCTAGATACAATTAATATCTGTATTTAA
- the LOC132644405 gene encoding NAC domain-containing protein 30-like produces the protein MAVYSLCDHQAKGPSSRRPMGYRFHPTNKELLKYLLGFVRNEPLPEQYQLMQQVDLYADKEPWQIFDEGTNNNTRYFITPQKKVKPEWKRFAQTVGKGTCKPQGKGKEVFDDKGRLMGCVKSLKYIPANKSSNKANGEWLMTEYSLYNGYVDASKIKKKGYVICKIKKKEKPEAKKKGNKANIANDEDMRDVEEYISSVLEEDTNGISSNDINDYLVGDEVGEYILGLLGPEDDVERIEGTEVEDNQLLDQNLLGYSAEDIDLDTINICI, from the coding sequence ATGGCAGTATACTCATTATGTGATCATCAAGCTAAGGGACCTTCTTCTCGACGTCCTATGGGATATCGATTTCATCCTACGAACAAGGAACTGTTGAAGTATCTGTTAGGGTTTGTACGAAACGAGCCACTTCCCGAGCAGTATCAACTCATGCAGCAGGTTGATCTTTACGCTGACAAGGAGCCATGGCAGATTTTTGATGAGGGCACCAACAACAACACTCGTTACTTCATCACACCGCAGAAGAAAGTGAAACCTGAGTGGAAAAGATTTGCACAAACAGTGGGGAAGGGCACATGTAAGCCACAAGGCAAAGGAAAAGAGGTGTTTGACGATAAAGGGAGACTCATGGGATGCGTCAAGAGTTTGAAGTACATCCCCGCTAACAAATCATCGAACAAGGCCAACGGGGAGTGGCTGATGACCGAGTACTCTCTGTACAATGGTTATGTGGATGCTTCGAAAATTAAGAAGAAGGGTTACGTAATTTGTAAGATCAAGAAGAAGGAAAAACCTGAAgctaagaagaaaggaaacaaggCCAACATAGCTAATGATGAGGATATGAGAGACGTTGAAGAATATATTAGTTCCGTTCTGGAAGAAGACACTAATGGAATATCGTCGAACGATATAAATGATTACCTAGTGGGAGATGAAGTCGGAGAGTATATACTTGGTTTGTTGGGTCCTGAAGACGATGTTGAACGCATAGAGGGTACTGAAGTCGAAGACAACCAGCTACTTGATCAAAATTTGTTGGGTTATTCTGCGGAAGATATCGATCTAGATACAATTAATATCTGTATTTAA
- the LOC132644406 gene encoding NAC domain-containing protein 83-like has product MEVYSSCDHQAKGPSSRRPMGYRFHPTNKELLKYLSGFVRNEPLPEQYQLMQQVDLYADKEPWQIFDEGTNKNTRYFITPQKKVKPEWKRFARTVGKGTWKPQGKGKEVFDDKGRLMGYFKSLKYIPANKSSNKANGEWLMTEYSLYNGYVDASKIKKKGYVICKIKKKEKPEAKKKGNKANIANDEDMKDVEEYISSVLEEDTNGISSNDINDYLVGDEVGDYILGLLSPEDDVERMEGTEVEDNQLLDQNLLGYSAEDIDLDTINICI; this is encoded by the coding sequence ATGGAAGTATACTCATCATGTGATCATCAAGCTAAGGGACCTTCTTCTCGACGTCCTATGGGATATCGATTTCATCCTACGAACAAGGAACTGTTGAAGTATCTGTCAGGGTTTGTACGAAACGAACCACTTCCCGAGCAGTATCAACTCATGCAGCAGGTTGATCTTTACGCTGACAAGGAGCCATGGCAGATTTTTGATGAGGGCACCAACAAAAACACTCGTTACTTCATCACACCGCAGAAGAAAGTGAAACCTGAGTGGAAAAGATTTGCACGAACAGTGGGGAAGGGAACATGGAAGCCACAAGGCAAAGGAAAAGAGGTGTTTGACGATAAAGGGAGACTCATGGGATACTTCAAGAGCTTGAAGTACATCCCCGCTAACAAATCATCGAACAAGGCCAACGGGGAGTGGTTGATGACCGAGTACTCTCTGTACAATGGTTATGTGGATGCTTCGAAAATTAAGAAGAAGGGTTACGTAATTTGTAAGATCAAGAAGAAGGAAAAACCTGAAgctaagaagaaaggaaacaaggCCAACATAGCTAATGATGAGGATATGAAAGACGTGGAAGAATATATTAGTTCCGTTCTGGAAGAAGACACTAATGGAATATCGTCGAACGATATAAATGATTACCTAGTGGGAGATGAAGTCGGAGACTATATACTTGGTTTGTTGAGTCCTGAAGACGATGTTGAACGCATGGAGGGTACTGAAGTCGAAGACAACCAGCTACTTGATCAAAATTTGTTGGGTTATTCTGCGGAAGATATCGATCTAGATACAATTAATATCTGTATTTAA